In Deinococcus maricopensis DSM 21211, one genomic interval encodes:
- a CDS encoding 50S ribosomal protein L25/general stress protein Ctc: MELKAIARTGQEKLSEGYMPAVAYHQGTNVMFAIERKAFDRAFRQQGKTGLFDIAIEGGETFPALVKAVQMDKRKREAIHADFLMVTYGEPVQVDVPVHTTGKSQGEIMGGLVDVVVHNLSVIAPGPRRIPTEIAVDVTKLNIGDHVKAGDIALPDGVKLASDADLTVISVLPPRLSEGEAAAEQQAAQVAGLVAAGEISAEAAEAVLEGDATLEDVKPTSEETAAE; encoded by the coding sequence ATGGAACTGAAAGCGATCGCCCGCACGGGCCAAGAGAAGCTGAGCGAGGGCTACATGCCCGCCGTCGCGTACCACCAGGGCACGAACGTCATGTTCGCCATCGAGCGCAAGGCGTTCGACCGTGCGTTCCGCCAGCAGGGCAAGACCGGCCTGTTCGACATCGCCATCGAAGGCGGCGAAACCTTCCCCGCGCTCGTGAAGGCCGTGCAGATGGACAAGCGTAAGCGCGAAGCCATCCACGCGGACTTCCTGATGGTCACGTACGGTGAGCCCGTCCAGGTGGACGTGCCCGTGCACACCACCGGCAAGAGCCAGGGCGAAATCATGGGCGGCCTCGTGGACGTCGTCGTGCACAACCTCAGCGTCATCGCGCCCGGCCCGCGCCGCATCCCCACGGAAATCGCCGTGGACGTGACCAAGCTGAACATCGGTGACCACGTCAAGGCCGGCGACATCGCCCTGCCCGACGGCGTGAAGCTCGCGTCCGACGCGGACCTGACGGTCATCAGCGTGCTGCCCCCGCGCCTCAGCGAAGGCGAAGCGGCCGCCGAGCAGCAGGCCGCCCAGGTGGCGGGCCTCGTCGCCGCCGGCGAAATCAGCGCCGAAGCGGCCGAAGCCGTCCTGGAAGGCGACGCGACCCTCGAAGACGTCAAGCCCACCAGCGAAGAAACCGCCGCGGAGTAA
- a CDS encoding DUF1345 domain-containing protein, with the protein MHWRLGEAPAKTRLALALLAGLGAWLLCALLPRVPWELRALVAWDALALTFLLSALHVMRRADTALTRAIATSEDDSRAVSAALVVAGSVASLVGVGFALARAGTLEARAPTLAALLTAAGVGTVALSWALVHTVYALRYAHAYFTAPEGGIDFPGTDGHVTYLEFLYLAFTIGMTFQVSDTDVTSRPMRRLLLRHALVSYLFGTVLVALTINAAAGLLR; encoded by the coding sequence ATGCACTGGCGACTGGGCGAAGCGCCCGCCAAGACGCGCCTCGCGCTGGCCCTGCTGGCCGGCCTGGGTGCATGGCTGCTGTGCGCGCTGCTGCCGCGCGTGCCGTGGGAGCTACGCGCACTGGTCGCGTGGGACGCCCTGGCTTTGACGTTCCTGCTGAGCGCGCTGCACGTGATGCGCCGCGCCGACACGGCCCTCACGCGCGCCATCGCCACGAGCGAGGACGATTCGCGCGCCGTGTCGGCGGCGCTGGTCGTGGCGGGCAGCGTGGCGAGTCTGGTCGGTGTGGGGTTCGCACTGGCCCGCGCGGGCACCCTGGAGGCGCGCGCGCCGACGCTCGCGGCCCTGCTCACCGCTGCGGGCGTCGGCACGGTCGCGCTCTCGTGGGCGCTGGTGCACACGGTGTACGCCCTGCGGTACGCGCACGCGTACTTCACCGCGCCGGAGGGCGGCATCGATTTTCCCGGCACGGACGGGCACGTCACGTACCTGGAGTTCCTGTACCTGGCGTTCACCATCGGGATGACCTTCCAGGTGTCCGACACGGACGTGACGTCCCGGCCGATGCGTCGCCTGCTGCTGCGGCACGCGCTGGTCAGTTACCTGTTCGGCACGGTCCTCGTGGCGCTTACCATCAACGCCGCTGCGGGCCTGCTGCGCTGA
- the proS gene encoding proline--tRNA ligase, producing MTQDKKAQQFGVTPQSVDFNEWYNEVVRKADLADHSPVAGAMVMKPYGSAIWERIQRWLDDEFKATGHESLVFPTLIPMSFITKEADHVEGFAPELFTVNKIGTEVLAEPYVMRPTSETIIGHMWSQWLNSYRDLPFLHYQWGSVFRAELRTKPFLRTSEFYWHEGHTAHADEAEARAEVMAMLNLYHRFCRDVLALPVVRGEKSASERFAGAVATYSIEGMMRDGKALQSGTSHYLGQNFSRAFDVKFQTREQREEYAHTTSWAISSRIIGALIMTHGDDKGLMLPPEIAPHQVVIIPVFRKDNVDQMIAEAEALAGELRAQGVRVKVDKRDGVTNGFKYNDWELKGVPVRMELGPRDLESGVVVVKNRTGDEKETLPRHEAISGMAARLSGIQQFLYDRARAFMQEHTVTVDTYEDFKAAIDAGKWVRAFHCGDADSERQIKEDTKATIRNVPMDGDLFGEAEEGVCVHTGKPSAYGKRVIFGRQY from the coding sequence ATGACGCAGGACAAGAAAGCGCAGCAATTCGGCGTGACGCCTCAGAGCGTCGATTTCAACGAGTGGTACAACGAAGTCGTCCGCAAGGCGGACCTCGCGGACCACAGCCCCGTCGCGGGCGCGATGGTCATGAAGCCGTACGGCAGCGCCATCTGGGAACGCATCCAGCGCTGGCTCGACGACGAGTTCAAGGCGACCGGCCACGAGAGCCTCGTGTTCCCCACCCTGATCCCCATGAGCTTCATCACCAAGGAAGCGGACCACGTGGAAGGCTTCGCGCCGGAACTGTTCACCGTGAACAAGATCGGCACCGAAGTCCTCGCCGAGCCGTACGTCATGCGCCCGACCAGCGAGACCATCATCGGGCACATGTGGTCGCAGTGGCTCAACAGCTACCGTGACCTGCCGTTCCTGCATTACCAGTGGGGCAGCGTGTTCCGCGCGGAACTGCGTACCAAGCCGTTCCTGCGCACCAGCGAGTTCTACTGGCACGAGGGGCACACCGCGCACGCCGACGAGGCCGAGGCGCGCGCGGAAGTCATGGCGATGCTGAACCTCTACCACCGCTTCTGCCGCGACGTGCTCGCGCTGCCGGTGGTGCGCGGCGAGAAGAGCGCCAGTGAGCGCTTCGCCGGGGCGGTCGCCACGTACAGCATCGAGGGCATGATGCGCGACGGCAAGGCGCTGCAGAGCGGCACCAGCCACTACCTCGGGCAGAACTTCAGCCGCGCGTTTGACGTGAAATTCCAGACGCGCGAGCAGCGTGAGGAGTACGCGCACACGACCAGCTGGGCCATCAGCAGCCGCATCATCGGCGCGCTCATCATGACGCACGGCGACGACAAGGGCCTGATGCTCCCGCCGGAAATCGCGCCGCACCAGGTCGTCATCATCCCGGTGTTCCGCAAGGACAACGTCGACCAGATGATCGCCGAGGCCGAAGCGCTCGCGGGGGAACTGCGCGCGCAGGGCGTGCGCGTAAAGGTCGACAAGCGCGACGGCGTCACGAACGGCTTCAAGTACAACGACTGGGAACTCAAGGGCGTGCCCGTCCGCATGGAGCTCGGCCCGCGCGACCTTGAGAGCGGCGTCGTCGTCGTCAAGAACCGCACCGGTGACGAGAAGGAGACGCTGCCACGCCACGAGGCGATCAGCGGCATGGCCGCGCGCCTCTCGGGCATCCAGCAGTTCCTGTATGACCGCGCGCGCGCGTTCATGCAGGAGCACACCGTCACGGTGGACACGTACGAGGACTTCAAGGCCGCGATCGACGCGGGCAAGTGGGTGCGTGCGTTCCACTGCGGCGACGCCGACAGCGAACGCCAGATCAAGGAAGACACCAAGGCGACGATCCGCAACGTCCCCATGGACGGCGACCTGTTCGGCGAGGCGGAAGAGGGCGTCTGCGTGCATACCGGCAAGCCCAGCGCGTACGGCAAGCGCGTCATTTTCGGGCGCCAGTACTGA
- a CDS encoding DUF2171 domain-containing protein, which translates to MTQNSDQNSLNQIDDRLMQELRERITEHLQVKDVNGEHVGTVDHLEGDRIKLTRTDSRDGQHHYIDLSDVRSADDVAVYLDKARDQLHLA; encoded by the coding sequence ATGACGCAGAACAGCGACCAGAACAGCCTGAACCAGATTGACGACCGCCTGATGCAGGAATTGCGCGAACGCATCACCGAGCACCTGCAGGTGAAGGACGTGAACGGCGAGCACGTCGGCACGGTCGACCACCTCGAAGGGGACCGCATCAAGCTGACGCGCACGGACAGCCGCGACGGGCAGCACCACTACATTGACCTGTCGGACGTGCGCAGCGCGGACGACGTGGCCGTGTACCTCGACAAGGCGCGTGACCAGCTTCACCTCGCCTGA
- a CDS encoding HTTM domain-containing protein yields the protein MTLTAHLPALRVRLERAFDVPDAPRKLLNVRRIVAATLLIKGLIDLPQIQALYGNHGLLPWVINDLQLDAWLPRLGGLAVRLAPLGVTPEALVNVTYGAYLLALLALLLNWAPRLNGPVAMLTHLALVNSSAFNAYGVDLYAKVALFHTALSAFTRADGPSLGAAVVWRAAQAQLAWTYFSAGWHKAQGEQWWTGEAIWRALQTPQLQMLDTTWLAQVPWLATLVAWGTLALELGYVLFIWPRATRPVWLAGTLAMHVGIAALLGLPVFAFVMMTLNVALFGQGIGRRRTSAPAG from the coding sequence ATGACGCTGACTGCCCACCTGCCTGCCCTGCGTGTGCGCCTGGAACGCGCGTTCGACGTGCCCGACGCTCCACGCAAGCTCCTGAACGTCCGCCGGATCGTCGCGGCAACGCTGCTCATCAAGGGCCTGATCGACCTGCCGCAGATTCAGGCGCTGTACGGCAACCACGGCCTGCTGCCGTGGGTCATCAACGACCTGCAGCTGGACGCGTGGCTGCCGCGCCTCGGTGGCCTCGCGGTGCGGCTCGCGCCGCTCGGCGTGACCCCCGAGGCGCTCGTGAACGTCACGTACGGCGCGTATCTGCTCGCCCTGCTGGCGCTGCTGCTGAACTGGGCGCCGCGCCTGAACGGTCCCGTGGCGATGCTCACGCACCTGGCGCTCGTAAACAGCAGCGCCTTCAACGCGTACGGTGTGGACCTGTACGCGAAAGTCGCCCTGTTCCACACGGCGCTGAGCGCCTTCACGCGCGCGGACGGGCCGTCGCTGGGCGCGGCGGTCGTGTGGCGCGCCGCGCAGGCGCAGCTGGCGTGGACGTACTTCTCGGCCGGGTGGCACAAGGCGCAGGGGGAGCAGTGGTGGACGGGCGAGGCCATCTGGCGCGCGCTGCAGACGCCGCAGCTGCAGATGCTTGACACGACGTGGCTGGCGCAGGTGCCGTGGCTGGCGACGCTGGTGGCGTGGGGGACCCTGGCGCTGGAACTCGGGTACGTGCTGTTCATCTGGCCGCGCGCCACGAGGCCCGTGTGGCTGGCGGGCACGCTCGCCATGCACGTGGGCATCGCGGCGCTGCTGGGGTTGCCGGTGTTCGCGTTCGTGATGATGACCCTGAACGTCGCGCTGTTCGGGCAGGGCATTGGGCGTCGGCGCACCTCCGCCCCGGCAGGATGA
- a CDS encoding ATP-binding protein: protein MVELLLLGEPHARIADQAVPLRRRKALAALTLIALDGPQRRAHLAGLLWSDLDEDSARMNLRRELYRLRATPLAPLLHGADDPVTFQVPMHTDVHAFSAAPDAPTALALYRGPLLGTLDFSAEPEFAAWLDARRALLQQQRATLLETYAHALEDHGDLRGALHAHLTALHDDPLAETHHRHVMRLHHHLGDRAAALAHYDRFRAHLRAELHLEPLPETRALARRIATDDAPTAAPTLPARHPTPRNAPLVGRERELRALTDAAAPLTLILGEGGIGKTRLAHEHLRGTTPLVTIHGDAARTATPLATVADALRAHAPHLQRTLPEPWTAELARLLPDLFPGRPPAPPRPEDRARFLEGVTRALLCAAHGGALLLDDLHHLDPTAAELLGDLTRRAPQHHARILATARPDELSDNAPARAALHTLDRAGLTLHLPLTPLSEGGTRALLHALTPHLPDDLAHTLHAASGGNPLFTLETLRDLQERGALTRTDAGALPLATGVREAIRARLARLDAATRRVLDAAATHGDPFPVDVIQHVTALDDWTALDALERAQAAALLTTHDGLGRFMHDLTRRAIQQGLTPERTRLLHRRTAQALTDHGGPPDRIAHHLDAAGLDAQAAPWHMQAAEAALHVFAYPQALTHFERALTGPLTGTTRTHLHLHRARVHLALDDRAAWHADLQAAQAHATPAETAAVHLALAEYAFQCAAYPDALAHAHATLNDPYATPEQQGWAHLHGGNAHLRAGHPERARALLTAALNAHADLPPELTGRLHNSLAACALALGDHPTGHAHVRQALTHLERAGARTGLLMAHNVASQLAAARGDPDACAAHLECALTLARDTGHRLLERSVLLNLSKLHLDAYDLDAAEPYLQGGLALARAPQNPRLEAHFLHHLAFLHTARGDLHAAHAHAHEQLQLAVHHALPDLETLAHLLLARLALTLPDDDLAEAHLRAAQTHLPQHPALRAQWTVQHAELEIARGHTTRAAAHLRALLDDPSAGDAEDRGRAWTLLAELHPAVPPGECPGLHLPPVRALYLAGQLRAQNAPPEHLADAQALLRTGRVPAPEALQLLRALSAAHPGGPYAAERDALHARMTTPPAPPHATAVPTHRRTS from the coding sequence ATGGTCGAACTGCTGCTGCTCGGAGAACCGCACGCGCGGATCGCGGACCAGGCCGTGCCCCTGCGCCGCCGTAAAGCCCTCGCGGCCCTCACCCTCATCGCCCTCGACGGCCCACAACGCCGCGCCCACCTCGCCGGCCTCCTCTGGAGCGATCTCGACGAGGACAGCGCCCGCATGAACCTGCGCCGCGAACTCTACCGCCTGCGCGCCACCCCCCTCGCCCCCCTCCTGCACGGCGCCGACGACCCCGTGACCTTCCAGGTGCCCATGCACACCGACGTCCACGCCTTCAGCGCCGCGCCCGACGCCCCCACCGCGCTCGCCCTGTACCGCGGCCCGCTGCTCGGCACCCTCGACTTCAGCGCCGAACCGGAATTCGCCGCGTGGCTCGACGCCCGCCGCGCCCTGCTCCAGCAACAGCGCGCCACGCTCCTCGAGACCTACGCTCACGCCCTTGAGGACCACGGCGACCTGCGCGGCGCCCTCCACGCGCACCTCACCGCCCTGCACGACGACCCCCTCGCCGAAACGCACCACCGGCACGTCATGCGCCTCCACCACCATCTCGGCGACCGCGCCGCCGCCCTCGCGCACTACGACCGCTTCCGTGCGCACCTCCGCGCGGAACTGCACCTCGAACCCCTCCCCGAAACGCGCGCCCTTGCCCGGCGCATCGCCACCGACGACGCCCCCACCGCCGCGCCCACCCTCCCCGCCCGGCACCCCACTCCCCGCAACGCCCCCCTCGTGGGCCGTGAACGCGAACTGCGCGCCCTCACTGACGCCGCCGCTCCCCTCACCCTGATCCTCGGCGAGGGCGGCATCGGCAAAACCCGTCTCGCCCACGAGCACCTGCGCGGCACCACCCCCCTCGTCACCATCCACGGCGACGCCGCCCGCACCGCCACCCCCCTCGCTACCGTCGCCGACGCCCTCCGCGCCCACGCCCCCCACCTGCAGCGCACCCTGCCGGAACCCTGGACCGCCGAACTCGCGCGCCTGCTCCCGGACCTGTTCCCCGGCCGCCCACCCGCCCCACCGCGCCCCGAAGACCGCGCCCGCTTCCTCGAAGGCGTCACACGCGCGCTGCTGTGCGCCGCGCACGGCGGCGCCCTCCTGCTCGACGACCTCCACCACCTCGACCCCACCGCCGCCGAACTGCTCGGCGACCTCACCCGCCGCGCCCCCCAGCACCACGCCCGCATCCTCGCCACCGCCCGCCCCGACGAACTGAGCGACAACGCCCCCGCCCGCGCCGCCCTGCACACCCTCGACCGCGCCGGCCTCACCCTGCACCTCCCCCTCACGCCCCTCAGTGAAGGCGGCACCCGCGCGCTCCTGCACGCCCTCACCCCCCACCTCCCCGACGACCTCGCCCACACCCTGCACGCCGCGTCCGGCGGGAACCCCCTGTTCACCCTCGAAACCCTGCGTGACCTGCAGGAACGCGGCGCGCTCACCCGCACCGACGCCGGCGCCCTGCCGCTCGCCACCGGCGTGCGCGAAGCCATCCGCGCCCGCCTCGCCCGCCTCGACGCCGCCACCCGGCGCGTCCTCGACGCCGCCGCCACCCACGGCGACCCCTTCCCCGTGGACGTCATTCAGCACGTCACCGCCCTCGACGACTGGACCGCCCTCGACGCCCTCGAACGCGCCCAGGCTGCCGCGCTCCTCACCACCCACGACGGCCTGGGCCGCTTCATGCACGACCTCACCCGCCGCGCCATCCAGCAGGGCCTCACCCCCGAACGCACCCGCCTCCTGCACCGCCGCACCGCCCAGGCTCTCACCGACCACGGTGGCCCCCCCGACCGCATCGCCCACCACCTCGACGCCGCCGGCCTGGACGCGCAGGCCGCTCCCTGGCACATGCAGGCCGCCGAGGCCGCCCTGCACGTCTTTGCGTACCCGCAGGCCCTCACGCACTTCGAGCGGGCCCTCACCGGACCGCTGACCGGCACCACCCGCACGCACCTGCACCTCCACCGCGCCCGCGTGCACCTCGCCCTCGACGACCGCGCCGCCTGGCACGCTGACCTGCAGGCCGCGCAGGCACACGCCACCCCCGCTGAAACCGCCGCCGTGCACCTCGCCCTCGCCGAATACGCCTTCCAGTGCGCCGCGTACCCCGACGCCCTCGCGCACGCCCACGCCACCCTGAACGACCCCTACGCCACCCCTGAACAACAGGGCTGGGCGCACCTGCACGGCGGCAACGCCCACCTGCGCGCCGGCCACCCCGAACGCGCCCGCGCGCTCCTCACCGCCGCGCTGAACGCCCACGCCGACCTCCCCCCGGAACTCACGGGCCGCCTGCACAACTCCCTGGCCGCGTGCGCCCTCGCGCTCGGCGACCACCCGACCGGACACGCGCACGTCCGGCAGGCGCTCACCCACCTGGAACGCGCGGGCGCCCGCACGGGCCTGCTCATGGCGCACAACGTCGCCTCGCAACTCGCCGCTGCGCGCGGCGACCCCGACGCCTGCGCCGCGCACCTCGAGTGCGCCCTCACGCTCGCGCGCGACACCGGCCACCGCCTGCTGGAACGCAGCGTCCTGCTGAACCTCAGCAAACTCCACCTGGACGCCTACGACCTGGACGCCGCCGAACCGTACCTGCAAGGCGGCCTCGCGCTTGCCCGCGCGCCGCAAAACCCCCGGCTGGAGGCGCACTTCCTGCACCACCTGGCGTTCCTGCATACGGCGCGCGGCGACCTGCACGCCGCGCACGCGCACGCGCACGAACAGCTCCAGCTCGCCGTTCATCACGCCCTGCCGGACCTCGAAACGCTCGCGCATCTGCTGCTCGCCCGCCTGGCCCTCACGCTCCCTGACGACGACCTCGCCGAAGCGCACCTGCGCGCCGCCCAGACGCACCTCCCGCAGCACCCGGCCCTGCGCGCCCAATGGACTGTCCAGCACGCCGAACTTGAGATCGCGCGCGGTCACACCACTCGCGCCGCCGCGCACCTGCGCGCGCTGCTCGACGACCCCAGCGCCGGCGACGCCGAGGACCGCGGGCGCGCCTGGACGCTCTTGGCCGAACTGCACCCCGCCGTACCGCCCGGCGAGTGCCCCGGCCTGCACCTCCCCCCCGTGCGCGCCCTGTACCTCGCCGGGCAACTCCGCGCGCAGAATGCCCCCCCCGAGCACCTCGCGGACGCGCAGGCGCTGCTGCGCACCGGACGCGTCCCCGCCCCCGAAGCCCTCCAGCTGCTGCGCGCCCTCAGTGCCGCCCACCCGGGCGGCCCGTACGCCGCCGAGCGCGACGCACTGCACGCCCGCATGACCACCCCACCCGCCCCGCCGCACGCCACGGCCGTCCCAACCCACCGGAGGACTTCATGA
- a CDS encoding amylosucrase — protein MLTPDFREELRLAFDDDRDADAFLLRLDRYWPDLTAALGTVYPDALADLERTLATRMVMSYHERPVDLKRLDHARLLQGDWLQHPSTTGYVAYTDRFAGTLKGVHEHLDYLSDLGVTYLHLMPLLKPRPGENDGGYAVMDYRAVRGDLGTMQDLAALTRALRERGISLCLDLVLNHVAREHSWAQKARSGNRKYRQYFHLYADRTVPDQYEQTLPEVFPDFAPGNFTWDDDAQSWVWTTFNAYQWDLNWANPDVFVEFCDILMYLANRGVEIFRLDAIAFLWKRLGTDCQNQPEVHAITQALRAVMRIVAPAVAFKAEAIVAPHQLIHYLGRGEHYGKVSDLAYHNSLMVQIWSSLASRDVTLLERALAHFPEKPATTTWATYLRCHDDIGWAIADADALAVGLSGDGHRRFLSDFYSGEFPGTFARGLVFQHNPRTGDRRVSGSAASLAGLERALEDGDAREMHLSLARLRLGHAVVLGFGGVPLLYMGDELAMLNDYSFQDVPEHAADNRWVHRPRMDWARAQRRADLGTPEGRMYTALAHLLRARRSLPQLHAGVESRVRHNPNPHVLILTREHPVGRLVQVYNFSEAPQTLDARVFEPYGWPVAVDRITGLRLPLGADEVEIAPYAHLWLTAP, from the coding sequence GTGCTGACCCCGGACTTCCGCGAGGAACTGCGCCTCGCCTTCGACGACGACCGCGACGCCGACGCGTTCCTGCTGCGCCTCGACCGCTACTGGCCGGACCTCACCGCCGCGCTCGGCACCGTCTACCCGGACGCCCTGGCGGACCTGGAACGCACCCTCGCCACCCGCATGGTCATGAGCTACCACGAGCGGCCCGTGGACCTCAAACGCCTCGACCACGCCCGCCTGCTGCAGGGCGACTGGCTGCAGCACCCCAGCACCACCGGGTACGTCGCGTACACCGACCGCTTCGCCGGCACCCTGAAGGGCGTCCACGAGCACCTCGACTATCTCAGCGACTTGGGCGTCACGTACCTGCACCTCATGCCGCTGCTCAAACCCCGGCCGGGTGAGAACGACGGCGGGTACGCCGTCATGGATTACAGGGCGGTGCGCGGCGACCTGGGCACCATGCAGGACCTCGCGGCGCTGACCAGAGCGCTGCGTGAACGCGGCATCAGCCTGTGCCTGGACCTCGTGCTCAACCACGTGGCCCGCGAGCACAGCTGGGCGCAGAAGGCGCGCAGCGGCAACAGGAAGTACCGTCAGTACTTCCACCTCTACGCGGACCGCACCGTGCCCGACCAGTACGAACAGACCCTGCCGGAGGTGTTTCCGGATTTCGCGCCCGGCAACTTCACCTGGGATGACGACGCGCAGTCGTGGGTGTGGACGACCTTCAACGCGTACCAGTGGGATCTGAACTGGGCGAACCCGGACGTGTTCGTGGAGTTCTGCGACATCCTGATGTACCTCGCGAACCGCGGCGTGGAGATCTTCCGGCTGGACGCCATCGCCTTCCTGTGGAAGCGCCTGGGCACCGACTGCCAGAATCAGCCGGAAGTGCACGCGATCACGCAGGCGCTGCGCGCCGTGATGCGCATCGTCGCGCCCGCCGTCGCGTTCAAGGCCGAGGCGATCGTCGCGCCGCACCAGCTCATTCATTACCTGGGGCGCGGCGAGCATTACGGGAAGGTCAGCGACCTCGCCTACCACAACAGCCTGATGGTGCAGATCTGGTCGAGCCTCGCGTCCCGCGACGTGACGCTGCTGGAGCGGGCGCTCGCGCACTTCCCGGAAAAGCCCGCCACGACCACCTGGGCGACGTACCTGCGCTGCCACGACGACATCGGCTGGGCCATCGCGGACGCGGACGCGCTCGCGGTGGGCCTGAGCGGCGACGGGCACCGCCGGTTCCTGTCGGACTTCTACAGCGGCGAGTTCCCGGGCACGTTCGCGCGCGGGCTGGTGTTCCAGCACAACCCGCGCACCGGGGACCGGCGCGTCAGCGGCTCCGCAGCCAGCCTCGCCGGGCTGGAACGCGCCCTGGAGGACGGCGACGCGCGCGAGATGCATCTGAGCCTCGCGCGCCTGCGGCTCGGGCACGCCGTCGTCCTCGGGTTCGGGGGTGTACCGCTGCTGTACATGGGAGACGAACTCGCCATGCTCAACGACTACAGCTTCCAGGACGTGCCGGAGCACGCCGCCGACAACCGCTGGGTGCACCGCCCGCGCATGGACTGGGCGCGCGCGCAGCGCCGCGCGGACCTGGGTACGCCCGAGGGGCGCATGTACACCGCGCTCGCGCACCTGCTGCGCGCGCGGCGCAGCCTCCCGCAGCTGCACGCGGGCGTCGAGTCGCGCGTGCGCCACAACCCGAACCCGCACGTGCTGATCCTCACGCGTGAACATCCGGTGGGGCGGCTGGTGCAGGTGTACAACTTCAGCGAGGCGCCGCAGACGCTCGACGCGCGCGTGTTCGAGCCGTACGGCTGGCCGGTCGCGGTGGACCGCATCACGGGCCTGCGCCTGCCGCTCGGCGCGGACGAGGTGGAAATCGCGCCGTACGCACACCTGTGGCTCACGGCGCCCTGA
- a CDS encoding metallophosphoesterase encodes MTRPVYVLPDLHGRADLLLAALRELPDDAHLVSLGDAIDRGPRSLECAEFLLDLHAQGRATLLMGNHEQMAFTGLKNYRAYQASRDMNDYRRALEGLSWWTTNGGESVRREAGGFGLENFPEGLARYLDALKRLVYVDADGQIHDDVPAGPSVMVVHATPPKAHRDYPSPTVAALWLRPFDGPFTLPAGVAYSVHGHTPVYAPAMLDRQVYLDLGAYSTGRLALLRLDAHEPGPLTVLTGPGNPARADRYPRLGRALPFTLKPLR; translated from the coding sequence ATGACCCGCCCCGTCTACGTCCTGCCGGACCTGCACGGCCGCGCGGACCTGCTGCTCGCCGCGCTGCGCGAACTGCCAGACGACGCGCACCTCGTGAGCCTCGGCGACGCCATCGACCGCGGCCCGCGCAGCCTCGAATGCGCCGAGTTCCTGCTGGACCTGCACGCGCAGGGCCGCGCGACCCTGCTGATGGGCAACCACGAGCAGATGGCGTTCACGGGCCTCAAAAACTACCGCGCGTATCAGGCGTCGCGCGACATGAACGACTACCGCCGCGCGCTGGAAGGCCTGTCGTGGTGGACGACGAACGGCGGCGAAAGCGTCCGCCGCGAAGCGGGCGGGTTCGGGCTGGAGAACTTCCCGGAGGGTCTCGCTCGGTACCTCGACGCCCTGAAGCGCCTCGTGTACGTCGATGCGGACGGCCAGATTCATGACGACGTGCCGGCCGGGCCGAGCGTCATGGTCGTGCATGCCACGCCGCCCAAAGCGCACCGGGACTACCCGAGTCCCACCGTGGCGGCGCTGTGGCTGCGGCCGTTCGACGGGCCGTTCACGCTCCCCGCAGGCGTCGCGTACAGCGTGCACGGGCACACCCCGGTGTACGCGCCCGCCATGCTGGACCGGCAGGTGTACCTCGACCTGGGCGCGTACAGCACCGGCCGCCTCGCGCTGCTGCGCTTGGACGCGCACGAACCCGGGCCGCTCACGGTGCTGACCGGGCCGGGCAACCCGGCGCGCGCCGACCGCTACCCCCGCCTGGGCCGCGCCCTGCCGTTCACCCTGAAACCCCTCCGCTAG